GTTACGCAACCGGGAAGTTACCGCGTTCTGCCCGTCAGGGAAACGGCGTCCTCGGGACGGGCCAGCACCTCGAAGGCCTCGTTGGCGGAGAGAAACACCTCCCCACTGAGCCGGCCCAACAGCGGCCCGTTACGGAGACGGTCCATCACCGGCCCCTTCACCTCCGCGAGATGGAGTCTGATACCGCGGTCGGCCAGGCTGTCGTTGAGTTCCTCCAGCATATCCAGGGCGGTGGCGTCTACGTGACTCACCGACAGCATGACCAGCACCAGATGCTGCGGCGGCGGATCGCACTCCAGCTGATGCTCCAGCGCATGATGCACCCCTTCCGCGTTACCGAAGAACAGGATCTCGTCCACGCGCACGAACACCACCGCCGGGTGGGTCTCCACCCGATAGCGCAACACATTGCGGAAATGCTCGGTGCCGGGCACACGCCCCAGCACCGCCAGGTGGGGATGGCTGACCCGCCAGACCAGTGGCATCAGGGAAAGGGCGACACCCGTGATCACGCCCCATTCCACGCCCAGGACCAGCACCCCCACCGCCGTCCCGGCAAAGGCCAGCCCCTCGGCACGATCATGGCGCCAGACCCGCCGCAGTCCGGACCAGTCCACCAGCCCGATGGCCGCGACAATGATCACCGCGGCCAGCACTGTCATCGGCAGGGCCCGGAACAAGCCGGTGGCGAAGAGCAGCACCAGCGCGATCATGAATGCGGCGAACACGCCGGCAAGGGGCGTCCGTGCGCCGGCCTCGGCGTTCACCGCGGTGCGCGAGAAGCCGCCCGTGACAGGAAAGGCGCCGGAGAAAGCACTGACCACGTTGGCGGCCCCGAGCCCCCGGAGTTCGGCGTCCGGGTCGATGCGCTGACCGCGCTGCCGGGCGAAGGCCTGGGCAATCGCCACGCTCTCGACGAAGCCGATCAGCCCGATCACCAGCGCCGGCAACAGCAGTTGCCGGATCATGCCCGGGTCCAGCGCGGGCCAGACCAGGGATGGCAGCCCACTGGGAAAGGAACCCACGACCTCCAGCCTCTGATCCAGGCCCAGCCCGGTGACCAGCCCGGCTGCAGCGAGAACGGCCACCATGGGTGTCAGCCGGGCCAGCAGATCCGCGGTTTGCGTTCCGGCACCGAGCCTGCGCAACAGCGCGGGCAGATGAATTCGGGCCAGCACCAGCAATACCAGCACGCTGACGCCGATGGCCGTGGCCCAGAGGTTGATCTCCCCGAGGGATCCGGCCAGGCCGACGAGCAATGTCAGCGCGGTCTGCCCATCGGCCTGCACACCCAGAAGCGGCCGCAGCTGGCCGATGACGATCAGCAGCGCGGCGCCGGAAATGAAGCCGCTGACCACCGGATGACTGAGCAGACGGGCCAGGTTGCCCAGTCGCAGCAGTCCGAAAACGAACAGCATCAACCCCGACAATAGCGCCAGCAGGATGGCACCGGCGATGTACTCGGGGCTCCCCGGAGTCGCCAGCGGTGTCAGCGCCGAGGCGGTCATCAGCGCCGCCACCGCCACCGGCCCCACGGACATGACCATGGAGGAGCCCAGTGCCGCGTAGGCCACCATGGGGGCGAGACTGGCGTACAGGCCCAGTTGGGGCGGAAGGCCGGCCAGGGCCGCATAGGCAAGCCCCTGGGGCACCAGCAGCATGGTCACCACCAGGGCAGCCACCAGGTCCCCGGGGAGCTGGCTGCGACTGTAACCGCGCAGCCAACCGGGGATCAGCGGCGTCATGCCTGCCGCGCCCGCTCGATGACTTCGAACAGACCCATGCCCGCCAGCATCGCCGCCACGAACACCATGGCCTTGATCTCGCCCGCTCCAAGAGCCACCAGTGCCGGGCCGGGACAGAAGCCCGCCATGCCCCAGCCGACACCAAAGCCCAGAGCACCAAGCAGCAGCCGGCCATCAACGTCGTTGCGGGTTGGCACACGCAGCGGATCACCCAGGAAGGTACGCTCGCGCCGGGAGGCCGTGCGGAAGGCCACGAACGCCGTGGCAATGGCCCCCACCATGACCAGCGCCAGGGACGGATCCCAGTGGCCGGCCAGATCAAGGAATCCCAGGACCTTCTCGGGGTTGGCCATGCCCGATACCAGCAGCCCCGTGCCGAAAATGAGTCCCACCACCAGCGCAGAAACAAGTGTCAGCAGCATCGGTTCACCCTCCGATCATGTGCCGGAGCACGTAGACGGTGCCAAAGCCGGTGGCCATGAACGCCACGGTGGCCACCAGTGAGCGGGGCGATAGCCGCGAGATGCCGCACACCCCGTGGCCGCTGGTGCAGCCAGCCCCGTACCGGGTGCTGATGCCCACGATCAGCCCGGCGGCAATGAGCATGGGGTAACCGGCTTCGATACGAATGCTCGGCAGGCTGGTCACCGCAAGCCAGATCAGCGGCGCTCCGACCATGCCGGCGACGAAGGCGATACGCCAGGCGATATCACCACGTGCGGGGGTCAACAGGCCGCCGACAATGCCGCTGATGCCGGCAATGCGCCCGTTGACCAGCAGGAACAGGGCTGCCGCCAGCCCGATAAGCACCCCGCCGGCCAGGGCCGACCAGGGCGTGAATGCGGCCCAGTCAATGGTCATGAACACCTCTCCTTCGTTGACCACCGGATCCCGCGCCATTGCGGCCCGGATGTTGCGCTTATTATATAGACGTTTTTGTTATATGCATATACTTTTTTGCTATTACTCCGATGCGGATGCCCTCTCCGACGCTCCCTGCAGCATTCCTGCTGCATTCTCATACACCGCAAGCATGGCGGGCACCAGGAACAGCACGATCAGTGACGCCACGGCCAGCCCGAAGGCGATGGCGATGGCCATGGGAATCAGGAACTGCGCCTGCACCGAGGTCTCGAACAGCAATGGCAGCAGCCCGCCGATGGTGGTCAGGGTGGTCACCAACACCGGCCGCAGGCGCAGGCGTGACGCCTCGGTCAGGGCGTGCTCGACAGGCGCACCGGGGCTCTGATCCCGGATCTCCCGGTAGAAGGTCACCAGAATGATGCTGTTGTTCACCACGATTCCCGAGAGCCCGAACAACCCGAACAGGGAAAGGATCGTGAGATCCAGCCCAAAGATCCAGTGGCCGAAGAAGGCGCCGACAACGCCGAAGGGAATCACCGCCATGACCAGCAGTGGCCACCCGTAGGAGGAAAACACGAACGCCAGCACCAGGTAGATCAACGCCAGGGCAAGCACCAGCCCGGCGCGCATGTCCGCCAGGGTTTCCTCCTGATCCGCAGCCTGCCCCTCGAAGGCGGTCTGCACGCCGTAGCGCTCCCGCAGTTCCGGCAGCAGGTTCTCTTCCAGATCCGCGCGAATGCGATTGGCGTTGGCCACCTGGGCGTCCACATCCGCCGTGGGACGCACGGCCAGACGGCCGTCGAAATGGCGCAGGGATGCGAAACTGCGCCGGGTCTCCAGATCGGCCACGTTGCCCAGAGGCACCGTGTTGCCATCCGGGGTTCGAATGCGGAAGTCCTCCAGGCTCGCCAACGCGTCGCGCTCCGCCGCGGCCAGTCGCACCCAGACTTCCACTTCGTCACGCCGGTGCTGGAAGATCTGCGCCAGTACGCCGCCGTAGGCGTCACGGAGCTGATTGCTGAGATCCACCGCCGACAGGCCCAGTGCACGTCCCTGATCGTTGAGCCGGTGCACCCATTGCTCAGGGCCGTAGGGAAGATCATCGGTAATACCCGAGACACCAGGGCGCTGGCGCAGATCCGCCTGCACCTCCAGGGATGCCGCCTTGAGCTGCTCCGGCGGCGCACCCGTGATGCGCACGTCGATGTCAGCGCCGGGCGGCCCCTGGCCGCGTTCGCGGATCACCAGATTCTCCAGCCCCGGTGCCTGCGGGGCGTTGTCCTCCCAGGCCCGGATGAAGGCGCGATTGCGCACGCCGCGCGCATCCGGTGGGGTCAATTCCACGAACATACCGCCGTAGTTCTCGCCGAAACGGGTGTCCGCCGGGTCCGACGCGATGGTGCTGCCGGTACGGGACACCCGGGTGCGCACGATGTCGCCACCCAGCTCCTCGTTGGTGGCGAGCAGCGACTCCTCCAGCCGGTCCAGGTAGGCCTCCACGCGGGCTCTGGGCGTACCCGGCGCGAAGGTGACGTTGGCGTGCACCGTCTCGCCTTCCACCGAGGGGAAGAAGGTGAAGTCCAGCCGGCCGCCGGCCGCCAGACCGATAGCCACCACCAGCAGCGCCACGGGCATCGCCATGGTGGCCCAGGGATTGCGGATGGACAGCTCCACGGCGCGGCGAAACGGCCCGTCGCGGAACCGGTTGAAGCCGTTGTCCATGGCCTGCCGGTAGCGATTCGGTGCGCGGCGTTCGGCCCGCTCGAAGGAGCGCCGCAAATGGCCGGGCAGGATGAAGAACGCCTGGATGATAGCGGCAATGATCACGCACACCACCACCAGGGGAATATCAAAGAGGATATTGCCGATGGGTCCGCCGATGATCATCAACGGCAGGAATGCCGCAATGGTGGTCAGTGACGCCGCCATCACCGGCACGAACATGCGGCGGGCGCCATTGATGGCCGCCTCCGCCGGCCCTTCGCCGTTCTGAAACCGGCTGTAGGCGTTCTCGCCCACCACCACGGCGTTGTCGACGATGATCCCCAGGGCCATGATGAACGCGAACAGGCTCATCATGTTGATGCTGCCGCCGGTGAGGAACAGCACCGTGAGAGCGGCCAGGAAGGACGTGGGAATGCCCAGGGTCACCCAGAAGGCCATGCGCGAGGACAGGAAGGCCAGCAGTACGCCGATCACCAGCAGCAGACCACCGAGGCCGTTCTTCAGCAGCAGCGTGATGCGTTCGCTGATGAACTGCCAGAACTCGTCGAAGACCTGCAGATGCACCGTCTCCGGCAGCGTCGGCTGGCGCTCCTGCAGGTAGGCCTCCAGCACGCGGGCCGCCGCCAGGGCGTCCTCGTCCTCGGCCCGCTCCACCAGGATCTCCACGGCGTCGCCCTCCGCCACACGGAGCTCGATCTCGTTGTCGCGGGCCTGGCGCGTGATGGTGGCGAGGTCCCCCAGAGCCACCGAGCGCCCGCCCTCCAGGGGAATGGGCAGGGCTTCGAATGCCCGCAGCGAGCGGGCCTGATCGATGCCCCGCAGCTGCCGCGCCACGTCGCGCTCGCCGGCATCCCCCGCCGGTACATCCCGGCTCTGCGCATCCACCTGCCTGGCCAGATCCGCGAACGACATGCCCAGATCGTTGAGGCGGTGCTGGTCGACATCGATGCTGATTTCCTGCTCCGCCAGCCCGGTGAGCTGAACCCGGGTCACCCCCCGCTCCAGGAGTTCCTCTTCCAGCATGCGGCTGAGTTCGCGGACTTCCCGGGTATTCAGGTCTCCGCTGACCAGCAGCCGCGCCACCGGGTCGTAGCGGAGCACGCGGCTGATCGTGGGCTCCCGGGAGTCTTCAGGGAGATTGCGCACACCGGAAACACGATCCTTCACCGACTCCGTCGCCTGGGTCATGTCCGTGCCTTCACGGAACTCCAGAACAATGGTTGCCGAACCCTCGGCGGAGGTGGAGGTGAGTTCCCGCAGCCCGTCCACGTCGCGGAGCTCTTCCTCCAGCGGTGAGGTCACGGCATCGGCGACTTCCTCCGCCGTGGCGCCGCGCCACTCCACCTGCACGGTGACGAAATCCAGCTCGAAGGTGGGGAAGAACTGGGTATTGAGCTGCTGCAACGACCACAGCCCGGAGACCATCATCAGCAGCATGATCAGGTTGGCC
The DNA window shown above is from Aquisalimonas sp. 2447 and carries:
- a CDS encoding SulP family inorganic anion transporter, encoding MTPLIPGWLRGYSRSQLPGDLVAALVVTMLLVPQGLAYAALAGLPPQLGLYASLAPMVAYAALGSSMVMSVGPVAVAALMTASALTPLATPGSPEYIAGAILLALLSGLMLFVFGLLRLGNLARLLSHPVVSGFISGAALLIVIGQLRPLLGVQADGQTALTLLVGLAGSLGEINLWATAIGVSVLVLLVLARIHLPALLRRLGAGTQTADLLARLTPMVAVLAAAGLVTGLGLDQRLEVVGSFPSGLPSLVWPALDPGMIRQLLLPALVIGLIGFVESVAIAQAFARQRGQRIDPDAELRGLGAANVVSAFSGAFPVTGGFSRTAVNAEAGARTPLAGVFAAFMIALVLLFATGLFRALPMTVLAAVIIVAAIGLVDWSGLRRVWRHDRAEGLAFAGTAVGVLVLGVEWGVITGVALSLMPLVWRVSHPHLAVLGRVPGTEHFRNVLRYRVETHPAVVFVRVDEILFFGNAEGVHHALEHQLECDPPPQHLVLVMLSVSHVDATALDMLEELNDSLADRGIRLHLAEVKGPVMDRLRNGPLLGRLSGEVFLSANEAFEVLARPEDAVSLTGRTR
- a CDS encoding DUF6691 family protein, coding for MLLTLVSALVVGLIFGTGLLVSGMANPEKVLGFLDLAGHWDPSLALVMVGAIATAFVAFRTASRRERTFLGDPLRVPTRNDVDGRLLLGALGFGVGWGMAGFCPGPALVALGAGEIKAMVFVAAMLAGMGLFEVIERARQA
- a CDS encoding YeeE/YedE family protein; this encodes MTIDWAAFTPWSALAGGVLIGLAAALFLLVNGRIAGISGIVGGLLTPARGDIAWRIAFVAGMVGAPLIWLAVTSLPSIRIEAGYPMLIAAGLIVGISTRYGAGCTSGHGVCGISRLSPRSLVATVAFMATGFGTVYVLRHMIGG
- a CDS encoding efflux RND transporter permease subunit, with the protein product MTSSSSDASWLAWLARHPVAANLIMLLMMVSGLWSLQQLNTQFFPTFELDFVTVQVEWRGATAEEVADAVTSPLEEELRDVDGLRELTSTSAEGSATIVLEFREGTDMTQATESVKDRVSGVRNLPEDSREPTISRVLRYDPVARLLVSGDLNTREVRELSRMLEEELLERGVTRVQLTGLAEQEISIDVDQHRLNDLGMSFADLARQVDAQSRDVPAGDAGERDVARQLRGIDQARSLRAFEALPIPLEGGRSVALGDLATITRQARDNEIELRVAEGDAVEILVERAEDEDALAAARVLEAYLQERQPTLPETVHLQVFDEFWQFISERITLLLKNGLGGLLLVIGVLLAFLSSRMAFWVTLGIPTSFLAALTVLFLTGGSINMMSLFAFIMALGIIVDNAVVVGENAYSRFQNGEGPAEAAINGARRMFVPVMAASLTTIAAFLPLMIIGGPIGNILFDIPLVVVCVIIAAIIQAFFILPGHLRRSFERAERRAPNRYRQAMDNGFNRFRDGPFRRAVELSIRNPWATMAMPVALLVVAIGLAAGGRLDFTFFPSVEGETVHANVTFAPGTPRARVEAYLDRLEESLLATNEELGGDIVRTRVSRTGSTIASDPADTRFGENYGGMFVELTPPDARGVRNRAFIRAWEDNAPQAPGLENLVIRERGQGPPGADIDVRITGAPPEQLKAASLEVQADLRQRPGVSGITDDLPYGPEQWVHRLNDQGRALGLSAVDLSNQLRDAYGGVLAQIFQHRRDEVEVWVRLAAAERDALASLEDFRIRTPDGNTVPLGNVADLETRRSFASLRHFDGRLAVRPTADVDAQVANANRIRADLEENLLPELRERYGVQTAFEGQAADQEETLADMRAGLVLALALIYLVLAFVFSSYGWPLLVMAVIPFGVVGAFFGHWIFGLDLTILSLFGLFGLSGIVVNNSIILVTFYREIRDQSPGAPVEHALTEASRLRLRPVLVTTLTTIGGLLPLLFETSVQAQFLIPMAIAIAFGLAVASLIVLFLVPAMLAVYENAAGMLQGASERASASE